In a single window of the Nocardioides sp. L-11A genome:
- a CDS encoding MoxR family ATPase, whose amino-acid sequence MSITHEQATWFSQTFEKLADNIEKAVLGKRHVVRLALTCLLTEGHLLLEDYPGTGKTQLARALANTVQGSNARIQFTPDLLPSDVTGVTVYDQHKGAFEFHPGPIFHTIVLADEINRASPKTQSALLEVMEEGRVTVDGTTHAVGRPFMVIATQNPIEQAGTYRLPEAQLDRFLMKTSVGYPDHDSTVRLLLDSQVRDRAGTIEPIITAATVAQMSQLADGVHVDAAIVGYISRLAEESRRHPQVKLGLSARGCLAYVRVAKTWALADGRDHLVPDDVKDLAGPVLGHRLLLDAEAQFNGVTVEQVISQLLEDVAPPTERVA is encoded by the coding sequence ATGAGCATCACCCACGAGCAGGCGACCTGGTTCTCCCAGACGTTCGAGAAGCTCGCCGACAACATCGAGAAGGCGGTGCTCGGCAAGCGGCACGTCGTCCGGCTGGCGCTGACCTGCCTGCTGACCGAGGGCCACCTGCTGCTCGAGGACTACCCGGGCACCGGCAAGACCCAGCTGGCCCGGGCGCTGGCGAACACGGTGCAGGGCTCGAACGCCCGCATCCAGTTCACGCCCGACCTGCTGCCGAGCGACGTCACGGGCGTGACGGTCTACGACCAGCACAAGGGGGCCTTCGAGTTCCACCCGGGCCCGATCTTCCACACGATCGTGCTGGCCGACGAGATCAACCGGGCCTCCCCGAAGACCCAGTCCGCGCTGCTGGAGGTCATGGAGGAGGGGCGGGTCACCGTCGACGGCACCACCCACGCGGTGGGCCGCCCGTTCATGGTGATCGCGACCCAGAACCCGATCGAGCAGGCCGGGACCTACCGGCTGCCCGAGGCGCAGCTGGACCGCTTCCTGATGAAGACCTCGGTCGGCTATCCCGACCACGACTCGACGGTGCGGCTTCTCCTCGACTCCCAGGTCCGCGACCGGGCGGGCACGATCGAGCCGATCATCACCGCGGCGACGGTCGCCCAGATGAGCCAGCTCGCGGACGGCGTCCACGTGGACGCCGCGATCGTCGGCTACATCTCGCGGCTCGCCGAGGAGTCCCGCCGCCACCCGCAGGTCAAGCTCGGCCTCTCGGCCCGCGGCTGCCTGGCCTACGTCCGGGTCGCCAAGACCTGGGCGCTCGCCGACGGCCGCGACCACCTCGTCCCCGACGACGTCAAGGACCTCGCCGGGCCGGTCCTCGGCCACCGGCTGCTCCTCGATGCCGAGGCCCAGTTCAACGGCGTCACCGTCGAGCAGGTGATCTCCCAGCTCCTCGAGGACGTCGCGCCGCCGACCGAGCGCGTCGCCTGA
- a CDS encoding DUF58 domain-containing protein: MRRLTALLEPVRRRLAPAVRILTPALRTLTPAGRGVLLLTVVVWVLGWRLGWDEMLLVAATGLVLLAGCALFMAGRTQLEVSLDVEPPRVTVGEAVAGSLAVTNRARTPALPFVLELPVGEGGVAFSYPLMGPGSTQEEIFVVPTEKRGVIDVGPATSVRGDPVGLFRRDLAWSEVTEIFVHPRIVPLEPLGTGLMRDLEGVTSANVSMSDLAFHALREYSPGDDLRHVHWRSSARHGKLLVRQFLDTRRSHLTIVVDSRAASYRSDEDYETAISVAGSLLVRALLDEYDASFASGRHAASKVLGKAVLDVCARAETSPESLVSVAREANRIAPETSFAVLVSGPHTDFLELQRSAGQFGIDVAKIAVRVDHELTPALRTAGDLPLLTLGRLEELPPLLHWGIG, encoded by the coding sequence GTGCGACGACTCACGGCCCTGCTCGAACCGGTACGACGCCGGCTCGCGCCCGCCGTCCGGATCCTCACCCCCGCCCTCCGCACCCTCACGCCGGCGGGCCGGGGCGTCCTGCTGCTGACCGTCGTGGTCTGGGTTCTCGGGTGGCGTCTCGGCTGGGACGAGATGCTGCTCGTCGCGGCGACGGGGCTGGTCCTGCTCGCCGGGTGCGCGCTGTTCATGGCCGGTCGCACCCAGCTGGAGGTGAGCCTCGACGTCGAGCCGCCGCGCGTCACCGTGGGCGAGGCGGTCGCCGGATCGCTCGCGGTCACGAATCGGGCCCGGACGCCCGCCCTGCCCTTCGTCCTCGAGCTGCCGGTGGGGGAGGGCGGCGTCGCGTTCTCCTATCCGCTGATGGGGCCGGGCTCGACGCAGGAGGAGATCTTCGTCGTCCCGACCGAGAAGCGGGGGGTCATCGACGTCGGCCCCGCGACCAGTGTCCGCGGCGACCCGGTCGGGCTGTTCCGCCGCGACCTGGCCTGGTCCGAGGTCACCGAGATCTTCGTGCATCCCCGGATCGTGCCGCTCGAGCCGCTCGGCACCGGCCTGATGCGGGACCTCGAGGGGGTCACGTCGGCCAACGTCTCGATGAGCGACCTCGCCTTCCACGCGCTGCGCGAGTACTCCCCGGGTGACGACCTGCGCCACGTCCACTGGCGCTCGTCGGCACGCCACGGCAAGCTCCTGGTCCGCCAGTTCCTCGACACCCGGCGCAGCCACCTGACGATCGTGGTCGACAGCCGAGCGGCGTCCTACCGCAGCGACGAGGACTACGAGACGGCGATCTCCGTCGCCGGCTCGCTGCTGGTGCGCGCCCTCCTCGACGAGTACGACGCCTCCTTCGCCTCCGGTCGCCACGCCGCGTCCAAGGTGCTCGGGAAGGCGGTACTGGACGTCTGCGCCCGGGCCGAGACTTCCCCCGAGAGCCTGGTCTCGGTGGCGCGGGAGGCGAACCGGATCGCGCCCGAGACCAGCTTCGCCGTCCTGGTCTCCGGACCGCACACGGACTTCCTCGAGCTGCAGCGCTCGGCCGGCCAGTTCGGCATCGACGTGGCCAAGATCGCCGTCCGGGTCGATCACGAGCTGACTCCGGCCCTGCGCACCGCCGGGGATCTGCCGCTGCTCACCCTCGGCCGGCTCGAGGAGCTGCCGCCGCTGCTGCACTGGGGGATCGGATGA
- a CDS encoding transglutaminase-like domain-containing protein, translated as MNRFAPRAALVDAGLLLALGLVASFGFRDTFNGWSYLVAATAGLVIGLLLAHLATVLAKPAVLVAVFAVVAFFLFGGAIALHSSGALAVLPLPDTLSELADQSVHGWKDLLTTLAPVDGGPLLTLPYLMGLVAGAAGMTLAGRLRSPWLPVLAPVAYLAAVILLGIQTPTRLRTIGLAFAALTIVWIAVRARRTQRRTVQGGTSWRSRAVAGALVLGAAAAAVGVAPVLPGADARERVVLRSYVTPPFDVGQYPSPLASFRRYTKGYRPPQGKEDRRLYERELMRVEGLPEGALLRFAALDQYNGTVWGAANQAPGTSGSVGSFQRVGTVIRDEGPGREVTATVTLTDVFDDLREVWLPTTGAVTDLAFEGERADDLAETFRYNLATDTGVVPQGLRGGDSYTFTAHVPGAEDRVTPQLSVATGSLAEDLAGVDFRPVAQRWGGEAGSALEQVLKIAQHLQSVGRYTDGGSENDAQYPAGHSVSRLSRFSADGQQIAGDDEQYAAMLTLLATQAGLPARVVVGAKVPAGGIVKGEDVRAWIEIRDTGGDWHELPTEAFMSRERPPEDQPPTEQELTSGEIIPPPVPVRPPAGGGDPLATDDNRKGTQEDDGGFSLPGWLVAALVYGGVPLLVVGGIVGGIVGGKAWRRRRRRTRGAPATRLTAAWREVLDAARDLGHGVTARRTRREQAAQVGHPALATLARSADHHVFGRTDPTEESAASYWSEVDRVRAELLSGLGRWRRIRARVSLASFRRLPRPEAQEATS; from the coding sequence ATGAACCGCTTCGCGCCCCGTGCCGCGCTCGTCGACGCGGGTCTGCTGCTCGCCCTCGGCCTGGTCGCCTCCTTCGGGTTCCGCGACACCTTCAACGGCTGGAGCTACCTGGTCGCCGCGACGGCGGGCCTGGTCATCGGCCTCCTGCTCGCCCACCTCGCCACCGTGCTGGCGAAGCCGGCGGTGCTCGTCGCGGTCTTCGCCGTCGTCGCCTTCTTCCTCTTCGGCGGCGCGATCGCGCTGCACAGCTCCGGAGCACTGGCCGTGCTGCCGCTGCCCGACACGCTGAGCGAGCTCGCCGACCAGAGCGTCCACGGCTGGAAGGACCTGCTGACCACGCTGGCGCCCGTCGACGGCGGACCGCTGCTCACCCTGCCCTACCTGATGGGACTGGTCGCCGGCGCTGCCGGCATGACGCTCGCCGGACGGCTGCGCTCGCCCTGGCTGCCCGTGCTGGCGCCGGTCGCCTATCTCGCCGCGGTGATCCTCCTCGGCATCCAGACCCCGACCCGGCTGCGCACCATCGGCCTGGCCTTCGCGGCGCTGACGATCGTGTGGATCGCGGTCCGCGCCCGGCGTACCCAGCGGCGCACCGTCCAGGGCGGCACGTCGTGGCGCAGCCGGGCCGTCGCGGGCGCACTGGTACTGGGCGCGGCCGCCGCCGCGGTCGGCGTGGCACCGGTGCTCCCCGGAGCCGACGCCCGCGAGCGGGTGGTGCTGCGCTCCTATGTCACCCCACCCTTCGACGTCGGCCAGTACCCCTCGCCGCTCGCGAGCTTCCGGCGCTACACCAAGGGCTACCGGCCGCCGCAGGGCAAGGAGGACAGGCGGCTCTACGAGCGTGAGCTGATGCGGGTCGAGGGGCTGCCGGAGGGTGCGCTGCTGCGGTTCGCCGCGCTCGACCAGTACAACGGCACCGTCTGGGGTGCCGCGAACCAGGCGCCCGGCACCTCCGGCTCCGTCGGCTCCTTCCAGCGGGTCGGCACGGTGATCCGCGACGAGGGGCCCGGTCGCGAGGTGACCGCGACGGTGACCCTGACCGACGTCTTCGACGACCTGCGCGAGGTCTGGCTCCCGACCACCGGGGCGGTCACGGACCTCGCGTTCGAGGGTGAGCGCGCCGACGACCTCGCCGAGACCTTCCGCTACAACCTCGCGACCGACACGGGCGTCGTACCGCAGGGCCTGCGCGGCGGCGACAGCTACACGTTCACCGCCCACGTCCCCGGCGCCGAGGACAGAGTCACCCCGCAGCTCTCGGTCGCGACGGGCAGCCTCGCCGAGGACCTCGCCGGCGTCGACTTCCGGCCGGTCGCCCAGCGCTGGGGCGGCGAGGCGGGCTCCGCGCTGGAGCAGGTGCTGAAGATCGCCCAGCACCTCCAGTCCGTCGGCCGCTACACCGACGGCGGCTCGGAGAACGACGCGCAGTACCCCGCCGGCCACTCCGTCAGCCGCCTCTCCCGGTTCTCCGCCGACGGCCAGCAGATCGCCGGCGACGACGAGCAGTACGCCGCCATGCTCACCCTGCTCGCCACCCAGGCGGGACTCCCGGCGCGGGTGGTCGTCGGGGCCAAGGTCCCGGCCGGCGGCATCGTCAAGGGCGAGGACGTGCGGGCCTGGATCGAGATCCGCGACACCGGCGGCGACTGGCACGAGCTGCCGACCGAGGCCTTCATGAGCCGGGAGCGGCCGCCGGAGGACCAGCCGCCGACCGAGCAGGAGCTCACCTCCGGCGAGATCATCCCGCCGCCCGTACCGGTGCGCCCGCCGGCCGGGGGCGGCGACCCGCTCGCCACCGACGACAACCGCAAGGGCACCCAGGAGGACGACGGCGGCTTCTCCCTGCCGGGGTGGCTGGTCGCCGCCCTCGTCTACGGCGGCGTCCCGCTGCTCGTCGTGGGCGGGATCGTCGGCGGCATCGTGGGCGGCAAGGCCTGGCGCCGGAGACGGCGCCGGACCCGGGGCGCGCCGGCGACCCGGCTCACCGCCGCGTGGCGCGAGGTGCTCGACGCGGCCCGCGATCTCGGGCACGGGGTGACCGCCCGGCGCACCCGACGCGAGCAGGCCGCCCAGGTCGGTCATCCGGCCCTCGCCACGCTCGCCCGGTCCGCCGACCACCACGTGTTCGGCAGGACCGACCCGACCGAGGAGTCCGCGGCGTCGTACTGGTCGGAGGTCGACCGGGTCCGCGCCGAGCTGCTGTCCGGGCTGGGGCGCTGGCGCCGGATCCGTGCCCGGGTCAGCCTGGCGTCCTTCCGGCGCCTGCCCCGCCCCGAGGCACAGGAGGCCACCTCGTGA